In Agrobacterium sp. RAC06, a single window of DNA contains:
- a CDS encoding lytic transglycosylase domain-containing protein has product MKMSLPYRSVLGLGLALVLSSTSAQALSDVPVPPMKPLGFAPSKAAPPSLETTGAIPRGERLAAANPRLKSGLDALSDRKGAQAIAIRDRMPAGLDRQMLTWSIAMSGLSDVPAAEIAAAQRQLQGWPGLKSFRANSEKALFRENPAPSAVLSAFGNTAPETTEGTMLLARAHLATGDRSKAASLIRNLWRTEGLDEATEDRVKGEFSGLLRPADHRARMDYLMYRERVGQAKRFASLGEAQSLYRAWAGLISKADNVGGLIQAVDGKWRNDPALLFIRIENLRRQQKFEEAAKLLSQMPRDRAELVNTGAWWDEQRIIARGLADQGQVREAYRIVSRHVATQPTDIADAEFHAGWFALRALNDPDTASRHFARILEVSNRPLTASRAWYWLGRAAEVSRDRKAREYFARAAEHSSTFYGQLAAARLDRPGIEIPYPRPSQSDRNRFAQREAVQAIARYEAAGHGWRAQSLYRALADQLESPGELAMLSARAEKSSGGHQLALQIGKTAYSRGIDVPALAFPVGVIPSSANIAGSGKALAYAIARQESAFNPTAISPADARGLLQLLPSTAKAVAQRHGLAYRPEKLTNDPGFNATLGAHYLGEQIDRFDGSYVLTFIAYNAGASKVPGWIERYGDPRGKSIDEVVDWIERIPFPETRNYVMRVMENYQVYKSRLGQKTDIVHDLRFGR; this is encoded by the coding sequence ATGAAGATGTCGCTGCCTTATCGTTCTGTCCTCGGTCTCGGTCTTGCGCTCGTCCTGTCGTCGACGAGTGCGCAGGCGCTTTCCGACGTGCCTGTGCCGCCTATGAAGCCGCTCGGCTTTGCACCGAGTAAGGCGGCACCGCCGTCGCTTGAGACCACCGGCGCCATTCCGCGCGGCGAGCGGCTGGCTGCCGCCAATCCGCGGCTGAAGTCCGGCCTTGATGCTCTGTCTGATCGCAAGGGCGCCCAGGCGATCGCGATCCGCGACCGCATGCCCGCCGGGCTCGACCGGCAGATGCTGACCTGGTCGATCGCCATGTCCGGCTTGAGCGACGTACCGGCGGCCGAAATCGCCGCTGCCCAGCGGCAGCTTCAGGGCTGGCCGGGGCTCAAATCCTTCCGCGCCAATTCGGAAAAGGCGCTTTTCCGCGAAAATCCGGCGCCATCCGCCGTGCTTTCCGCCTTCGGCAATACAGCGCCGGAGACGACCGAAGGCACGATGCTTCTGGCACGCGCGCATCTCGCGACGGGTGACCGGAGCAAGGCTGCAAGCCTGATCCGCAACCTCTGGCGCACGGAGGGCCTGGACGAAGCGACGGAAGATCGGGTGAAGGGTGAGTTTTCCGGCCTGCTGCGGCCCGCCGATCACCGCGCCCGCATGGACTATCTGATGTATCGCGAGCGGGTGGGCCAGGCGAAGCGCTTTGCCTCGCTCGGTGAGGCGCAGTCGCTCTACCGCGCCTGGGCAGGGCTGATTTCGAAGGCCGACAATGTCGGCGGGCTGATCCAGGCCGTGGATGGCAAGTGGCGCAACGATCCGGCGCTGCTCTTCATCCGCATTGAAAACCTGCGCCGCCAGCAGAAATTCGAGGAAGCGGCCAAGCTACTCTCGCAGATGCCGCGTGATCGGGCCGAGTTGGTCAATACCGGCGCCTGGTGGGACGAACAGCGTATCATTGCCCGCGGGCTTGCCGATCAGGGTCAGGTCCGCGAGGCCTATCGCATCGTCTCCCGGCATGTGGCGACTCAGCCAACCGATATTGCCGATGCGGAATTCCATGCCGGCTGGTTTGCACTGCGCGCGCTGAACGATCCGGATACCGCGAGCCGGCATTTTGCCCGCATCCTCGAGGTTTCCAACCGGCCGCTGACTGCCAGCCGCGCCTGGTACTGGCTGGGTCGCGCCGCGGAAGTGTCGCGCGACCGCAAGGCGCGCGAGTATTTTGCCCGCGCCGCCGAGCATTCCAGCACCTTCTATGGCCAGCTCGCCGCCGCGCGCCTCGACCGGCCGGGGATCGAGATCCCCTATCCGCGTCCCAGCCAATCCGATCGCAACCGCTTTGCGCAGCGCGAAGCCGTTCAGGCGATTGCCCGTTACGAAGCGGCCGGTCATGGCTGGCGGGCGCAAAGCCTCTACCGTGCGCTGGCCGATCAACTGGAGAGCCCTGGCGAACTCGCTATGTTGAGTGCAAGGGCGGAGAAATCCTCCGGCGGCCATCAACTGGCGCTGCAGATCGGCAAGACAGCCTATTCGCGGGGGATCGACGTGCCGGCGCTGGCCTTCCCCGTCGGCGTCATTCCGTCCTCGGCCAATATTGCCGGCTCCGGCAAGGCGCTTGCCTATGCCATTGCCCGCCAGGAAAGCGCGTTCAACCCGACCGCCATCTCGCCGGCGGACGCGCGCGGGCTCCTGCAGCTTCTGCCGTCGACCGCAAAGGCTGTCGCGCAACGCCATGGCCTTGCCTATCGCCCGGAGAAGCTGACCAATGATCCCGGCTTCAATGCCACGCTCGGCGCCCATTATCTGGGCGAGCAGATCGACCGCTTCGACGGCTCCTATGTGCTGACCTTCATCGCTTACAATGCCGGCGCCAGCAAGGTGCCGGGCTGGATCGAGCGTTACGGCGATCCGCGTGGCAAGTCGATCGACGAGGTCGTCGATTGGATCGAGCGGATCCCCTTCCCCGAGACGCGCAACTACGTCATGCGGGTGATGGAGAATTACCAGGTCTACAAGAGCCGGCTTGGGCAAAAGACCGACATCGTGCACGACCTGCGCTTCGGCCGGTAA
- a CDS encoding alpha/beta fold hydrolase, which produces MADVIDRFITVPDGLNLHVRIHGANNGGTPIVCLPGLTRNVLDFEDLARMLAAPPYDRRIIAISSRGRGLSDRDPQPERYTIPVEAGDVVSVLDALGIDRAAFIGTSRGGLILHVLAMTHLDRIERLVLNDIGPVLETEGLRQIQGYLGTRPAPSSYAEAADILKATHGAEFPALRPDDWAGMAQALYREIDGKLTADIDQAIAAQFRAADLSQPFPDLWAQFALLADKRVMVVRGEHSRLLSRATTDDMAQRHAQCTVVEAKGQGHAPLLHLNGLAEAIGTFLGS; this is translated from the coding sequence ATGGCCGATGTTATCGACCGCTTCATCACCGTTCCCGACGGACTCAACCTGCATGTGCGCATTCATGGCGCAAACAATGGCGGCACGCCAATCGTCTGCCTGCCTGGGCTCACACGCAATGTGCTCGATTTCGAAGATCTCGCGCGGATGCTGGCAGCTCCGCCCTATGATCGGCGGATCATTGCGATCTCCTCGCGCGGCCGCGGCCTGTCGGATCGGGACCCGCAGCCGGAGCGCTACACAATCCCAGTCGAAGCGGGCGACGTTGTCAGCGTGCTCGACGCCTTAGGCATCGACCGCGCCGCCTTCATCGGCACCTCGCGCGGCGGCTTGATCCTGCATGTGCTGGCAATGACGCATCTGGATCGCATCGAACGGCTGGTGCTCAACGATATCGGGCCCGTGCTGGAGACGGAGGGGCTGAGGCAAATTCAGGGCTATCTCGGCACTCGGCCTGCGCCTTCAAGTTATGCCGAAGCGGCTGACATACTCAAGGCCACCCATGGCGCAGAGTTTCCGGCGCTGAGGCCGGACGACTGGGCCGGCATGGCGCAGGCGCTCTACCGCGAGATCGATGGAAAGCTCACCGCAGATATTGACCAAGCCATCGCCGCGCAGTTTCGCGCCGCCGACTTAAGCCAGCCCTTCCCCGACCTCTGGGCGCAGTTTGCGCTGCTTGCGGACAAGCGAGTGATGGTGGTGCGGGGGGAACACTCGCGGCTTCTGTCCCGCGCCACGACTGATGACATGGCTCAGCGACATGCCCAATGCACGGTCGTCGAGGCCAAGGGACAGGGCCATGCTCCGCTGCTGCATCTCAATGGGCTTGCAGAAGCGATCGGCACGTTTCTGGGCAGCTGA
- a CDS encoding porin, whose protein sequence is MNIKSLLLGSAAALAVVSGAQAADAIVAAEPEPMEYVRVCDAFGTGYFYIPGTETCLKIGGEVRFAYDWNTSDTVAARNADDFQTRARLVIESKNDSEVGTIGSYIRLQGTSDGSQGVTLDQAYITVGGFKAGYFLTWADDIGISGENDTFIDNAKFDSVSYTYSADAFTVGLGVDELRQADGAFGIQGLASTTLGAVTLTLWGGYDTKADEGYVVGKGAAAIGPGTFELYAGWASDPSAYVGTVEWTVGAAYGFKATEKLTITPSVNFVEQFNNVDYVTGGVLASYAVASGLKVDTTVDYNKADSGEWTGFVRLIRSF, encoded by the coding sequence ATGAACATCAAGAGCCTTCTTCTCGGCTCCGCTGCAGCTCTCGCTGTAGTTTCCGGCGCCCAGGCTGCTGACGCAATCGTCGCTGCTGAGCCCGAGCCCATGGAATACGTTCGCGTTTGCGACGCCTTCGGCACCGGCTACTTCTACATCCCCGGCACCGAAACCTGCCTCAAGATCGGCGGCGAAGTTCGTTTCGCTTACGACTGGAACACCAGCGACACCGTTGCAGCTCGCAACGCTGACGACTTCCAGACCCGCGCCCGTCTCGTAATCGAATCCAAGAACGACTCGGAAGTTGGCACCATCGGTTCCTACATCCGTCTTCAGGGCACGAGCGATGGTTCGCAGGGCGTGACCCTTGACCAGGCTTACATCACCGTTGGCGGCTTCAAGGCTGGTTACTTCCTGACCTGGGCTGACGACATCGGCATCTCCGGCGAAAACGACACGTTCATCGACAACGCGAAGTTTGACTCGGTCAGCTACACCTACTCGGCTGACGCCTTTACCGTTGGTCTCGGCGTTGACGAACTCCGTCAGGCTGACGGCGCATTCGGCATCCAGGGTCTGGCTTCCACGACCCTCGGCGCCGTAACCCTGACCCTCTGGGGCGGCTACGACACCAAGGCTGACGAAGGCTATGTCGTTGGTAAGGGCGCTGCTGCAATCGGCCCGGGCACGTTCGAACTCTACGCTGGTTGGGCTTCCGACCCGTCGGCTTACGTCGGCACCGTTGAGTGGACCGTTGGCGCTGCTTACGGCTTCAAGGCCACCGAAAAGCTGACGATCACCCCGTCTGTCAACTTTGTTGAGCAGTTCAACAACGTCGACTACGTAACCGGTGGCGTTCTGGCTTCCTACGCTGTTGCTTCGGGCCTCAAGGTTGACACCACTGTTGACTACAACAAGGCCGACAGCGGCGAGTGGACCGGCTTCGTTCGCCTGATCCGTTCGTTCTAA
- a CDS encoding porin: MNIKSLLLGSAAALAVVSGAQAADAIVAAEPEPMEYVRVCDAFGTGYFYIPGTETCLKISGEVRVTLSANENNAPYGTPSNDTWDSAVRARLAFDAKNDSEIGTIGSYVRIQADSQGATTTGANITLDQAYITVGGFKVGRSLTWADDWGLAGESDDFFGNAKFNTVSYTYSADAFTVGLGVDDLSDQFAGNEVGLEAVGSASLGVATVTVNGVYDFGSEEGAIAGVVAADVGPGTFALAAAWASGQSVGYNFTSEWTVGAAYTFKATDKLSITPQVVYWDSVGFTNADQWGADLLVEYALASGLKASADVRYLDRDGAADGNWDGFVRLTRSF; this comes from the coding sequence ATGAACATCAAGAGCCTTCTTCTCGGCTCCGCTGCAGCTCTCGCTGTAGTTTCCGGCGCCCAGGCTGCTGACGCAATCGTCGCTGCTGAGCCCGAGCCCATGGAATACGTTCGCGTTTGCGACGCTTTCGGCACCGGCTACTTCTACATCCCCGGCACCGAAACCTGCCTCAAGATCTCGGGTGAAGTCCGCGTTACTCTCTCGGCTAACGAGAACAACGCTCCTTACGGCACCCCGTCGAACGACACCTGGGATAGCGCAGTCCGTGCTCGCCTGGCATTCGACGCCAAGAACGACTCGGAAATCGGAACGATCGGTTCCTACGTCCGCATTCAGGCTGATAGCCAGGGCGCAACGACCACAGGCGCTAACATCACGCTCGATCAGGCCTACATTACTGTTGGCGGCTTCAAGGTTGGTCGTTCGCTGACCTGGGCTGACGACTGGGGTCTGGCTGGTGAGTCTGACGACTTCTTCGGCAATGCCAAGTTCAACACCGTTTCCTACACCTACTCGGCTGATGCCTTCACGGTCGGGCTCGGCGTGGACGACCTCTCCGACCAGTTTGCTGGCAACGAAGTTGGTCTGGAAGCCGTTGGTTCCGCTTCGCTCGGCGTGGCCACTGTCACCGTGAACGGCGTTTATGACTTTGGCTCGGAAGAAGGCGCGATCGCCGGCGTGGTCGCCGCTGACGTTGGTCCTGGCACCTTCGCTTTGGCCGCCGCTTGGGCGTCTGGTCAGTCGGTTGGTTACAACTTCACTTCCGAGTGGACTGTTGGCGCTGCCTACACCTTCAAGGCAACCGACAAGCTGTCGATCACCCCGCAGGTTGTTTACTGGGATAGCGTTGGCTTCACGAATGCTGACCAGTGGGGCGCAGACCTGCTCGTTGAATACGCTCTCGCTTCCGGCCTGAAAGCTTCGGCTGACGTTCGTTACCTCGATCGCGACGGCGCTGCTGACGGCAACTGGGACGGCTTCGTCCGCCTGACCCGCTCGTTCTAA
- a CDS encoding tyrosine-type recombinase/integrase — translation MQVEMPAGKGFDVFVGVPDYSVHYQYRQGTILHEVRETNLRELFGKYGDLLWMNGSHKYNVTNFIGELHDLLDFPSFSAFSDEMLDQLIGKLRKRGNSNATINRKMAALSKLLRKANKMGDVHSLPEFKRQKEKAGRIRFLDRDEEDLLFSEIRAHSELYCRFCLFLVDTGARLSEGLNLRWGDIHKDRVTFWVTKSGRSRSVPLTQRALAAIEASDRRYSGPFAEIDQQRFRIAWHNAKDAVGFADDKDVVPHVLRHTCASRLVQGGIDIRRVQMWLGHQTLTMTMRYAHLASHDLDMCVPILERAAAS, via the coding sequence ATGCAGGTGGAAATGCCGGCCGGTAAGGGTTTTGACGTCTTTGTGGGCGTGCCCGATTATTCGGTACATTATCAATACAGACAGGGAACGATCCTGCACGAGGTGCGCGAAACCAATTTGCGCGAACTGTTCGGCAAATATGGCGACCTGTTGTGGATGAATGGCAGCCACAAATATAACGTAACCAATTTTATTGGAGAGCTTCACGATCTCCTTGATTTTCCGAGCTTTTCGGCTTTTTCAGACGAGATGCTCGACCAATTGATCGGCAAATTGCGCAAACGCGGTAATAGCAATGCCACCATCAACCGAAAGATGGCGGCCTTAAGCAAACTGCTGCGAAAGGCGAACAAGATGGGAGACGTTCACAGTCTGCCTGAATTCAAGCGCCAGAAAGAGAAAGCGGGTCGCATTCGCTTCCTCGACAGGGATGAAGAGGACCTGCTGTTTTCCGAAATCCGGGCGCATTCCGAACTCTATTGCCGGTTCTGCCTCTTCCTGGTCGATACCGGCGCCCGCCTGAGCGAGGGTCTGAACCTGCGCTGGGGTGACATACATAAAGACCGCGTGACCTTCTGGGTGACAAAATCGGGACGCTCGCGCTCGGTACCGCTCACCCAGCGCGCGCTGGCTGCCATTGAAGCGTCGGATCGTCGATATTCGGGCCCGTTTGCCGAGATCGACCAGCAGCGCTTCCGCATCGCCTGGCACAACGCCAAGGATGCGGTGGGCTTTGCCGACGACAAGGATGTTGTGCCGCACGTGCTGCGCCATACCTGCGCATCCCGTCTGGTTCAGGGCGGGATCGATATCCGTCGCGTTCAGATGTGGCTTGGCCACCAGACGCTCACCATGACCATGCGTTACGCCCATCTGGCTTCGCATGATCTCGACATGTGCGTTCCGATCCTGGAACGGGCGGCGGCGTCGTGA
- a CDS encoding NAD(P)/FAD-dependent oxidoreductase: protein MAERLVIIGAGQAGFALAAKLRALKDERPITLVGNEPVLPYQRPPLSKKYLLGDMDFDRLLFRPEAWYGENGVEIRLSTPVEAIDRDKRVVTLFDGSEIPYETLAIATGATPRRLPAAIGGDLEGVYTMRDKADADRLAEEMKPGHRLLIIGGGYIGLEAAAVARKLGLDVTLIEMADRILSRVAASDTADAIRTIHETEGVHIHEKTGLTRLIGDEGRVKAAELSDGRVINVDLVIVGIGVTPNDRLAGDAGLEVQNGIAVDSFGRTSDPAIFAMGDCAVQAWNGEQVRLESVQNAVDQAEAVAAVIAGGSEPYRPKPWFWSDQYDVKLQIAGFNLGYDQTVLRPGTREGSLSIWYFCKGVFIAVDAINDAKAYVTGKKLLELSRPVDPVSIADPALDLKSLMV from the coding sequence GTGGCGGAGCGACTGGTGATTATCGGAGCGGGGCAGGCGGGTTTCGCTCTGGCCGCGAAACTGAGGGCGCTGAAGGACGAGCGGCCGATCACCCTTGTCGGCAACGAGCCGGTGCTGCCCTATCAGCGGCCTCCGCTTTCCAAGAAGTATCTGCTCGGCGACATGGACTTCGATCGACTGCTGTTCCGGCCCGAAGCCTGGTATGGCGAGAACGGGGTCGAGATCCGCCTGTCGACGCCGGTCGAAGCGATCGATCGTGACAAGCGCGTGGTCACGCTTTTCGACGGCAGCGAGATCCCTTATGAGACCCTCGCCATCGCCACCGGAGCGACGCCGCGCCGTCTGCCGGCCGCAATCGGCGGTGATCTCGAGGGCGTCTACACGATGCGTGACAAGGCTGATGCCGATCGTCTGGCCGAGGAGATGAAACCGGGCCATCGGCTTCTCATTATCGGCGGCGGTTATATCGGTCTTGAGGCCGCAGCCGTCGCCCGCAAGCTGGGTCTCGACGTCACGCTGATCGAAATGGCGGACCGCATTCTGTCCCGCGTTGCAGCTTCCGACACGGCGGATGCGATCCGCACGATCCACGAAACCGAGGGCGTGCACATCCACGAAAAGACGGGTCTGACCCGTTTGATCGGCGATGAGGGCAGGGTGAAGGCCGCCGAGCTCTCGGACGGCCGCGTCATCAACGTCGACCTCGTCATCGTCGGGATCGGTGTGACCCCAAACGATCGTCTGGCGGGTGATGCCGGTCTTGAGGTTCAGAACGGCATCGCCGTCGACAGTTTTGGCCGCACGAGCGACCCTGCCATCTTCGCCATGGGCGACTGCGCCGTTCAGGCATGGAACGGGGAGCAGGTACGACTCGAATCCGTACAGAATGCGGTGGATCAGGCCGAAGCCGTCGCAGCCGTGATCGCGGGTGGATCCGAGCCCTATCGCCCGAAGCCCTGGTTCTGGTCGGACCAGTATGATGTGAAGCTGCAGATCGCCGGCTTCAATCTGGGCTATGATCAGACGGTGCTCCGCCCCGGTACCCGCGAGGGAAGCCTTTCGATCTGGTATTTCTGCAAGGGCGTCTTCATCGCCGTCGATGCGATCAACGATGCCAAGGCCTATGTGACCGGCAAGAAGCTCCTGGAACTCAGTCGGCCGGTCGATCCTGTCTCGATTGCAGATCCCGCGCTCGACCTGAAGAGCCTGATGGTCTGA
- a CDS encoding PilZ domain-containing protein: MAMENATHLAGVRSEMYERKWERFYVRRPAKVMSVRPGLTGITIRSCEVVDISQGGAAIELTTAIGLSSHYYLQIVGLADRIGCAEAYRNGNRVGVKFIAPISEHMLHRIVRADFMLGDAVNAPLKPFQNGNGARLGR; the protein is encoded by the coding sequence ATGGCGATGGAAAATGCGACGCATCTGGCTGGGGTACGCTCGGAAATGTACGAGCGCAAATGGGAGCGCTTCTATGTCCGCCGGCCGGCCAAGGTGATGTCGGTTCGCCCCGGCCTCACAGGCATCACGATCCGCAGCTGCGAAGTGGTCGACATTTCGCAAGGCGGCGCAGCGATCGAACTCACGACCGCGATTGGCCTCTCCTCTCATTATTATCTGCAGATCGTCGGCCTTGCCGACCGGATCGGATGTGCCGAGGCCTATCGCAACGGCAACAGAGTCGGCGTGAAGTTCATTGCACCGATCTCCGAGCACATGTTGCACCGGATTGTCCGCGCCGACTTCATGCTTGGCGACGCCGTCAATGCACCGCTCAAGCCTTTCCAGAACGGCAACGGTGCGCGCCTCGGTCGCTGA
- a CDS encoding pyridoxal phosphate-dependent aminotransferase, which yields MTAFSRFTPLSASLPATVPFVGPEAIERQRGLAVRARIGANESGFGPAPSVLARIAEKSGEIWKYNDPENHALKVALAAHLGLKPENFVIGEGIDDLLGLIVRLVIEPGMPVVTSLGAYPTFNFHVNGFGGRLVTAPYRDDREDLDALLALVKQEDAPLVYFANPDNPMGSWWDSDSIVAFARALPATTLLILDEAYSETAPEGSIPCADALIALPNVIRTRTFSKAYGLAGARVGYGIGTPGTVSAFDKIRNHFGMPRLSTEAALAALADQAYLDDVVGRIKAARDRIASIATANGLSPLSSATNFVAIDCGRDGVYARAIVDGLMEHGVFIRMPGVAPLNRCIRVSAGLPEDLDLFEVALPKVLKALN from the coding sequence ATGACCGCCTTCTCACGCTTCACGCCCCTCTCCGCCTCGCTCCCCGCAACCGTGCCCTTTGTCGGTCCCGAAGCCATTGAACGGCAACGGGGCCTTGCGGTTCGCGCCCGCATCGGCGCAAACGAAAGCGGCTTCGGCCCGGCACCTTCCGTGCTCGCGAGAATCGCCGAGAAGTCAGGCGAGATCTGGAAATACAATGATCCGGAAAACCATGCCCTCAAGGTGGCGCTCGCCGCGCATCTCGGACTGAAGCCGGAGAACTTCGTGATCGGCGAAGGCATCGACGACCTGCTCGGGCTGATCGTCCGGCTGGTGATCGAGCCCGGCATGCCTGTCGTCACATCGCTCGGTGCCTATCCGACTTTCAATTTTCATGTGAACGGGTTTGGCGGGCGCCTGGTCACCGCTCCCTACCGGGACGACCGCGAAGATCTCGACGCGTTGCTCGCATTGGTGAAGCAAGAAGACGCGCCGCTCGTCTATTTCGCAAACCCCGACAATCCGATGGGAAGTTGGTGGGATTCAGACAGCATTGTCGCCTTTGCCCGCGCCCTGCCCGCTACCACGCTTCTCATCCTCGATGAAGCCTATAGCGAGACGGCACCCGAAGGGTCGATCCCATGCGCAGATGCGCTGATCGCCCTGCCGAACGTGATCCGCACGCGCACCTTTTCCAAGGCCTATGGCCTGGCGGGCGCCCGTGTCGGCTATGGCATCGGCACGCCCGGCACCGTCTCGGCCTTCGACAAGATCCGCAATCATTTCGGCATGCCACGGCTGTCGACCGAGGCGGCTCTGGCGGCGCTCGCAGACCAGGCCTATCTCGACGACGTCGTCGGGCGGATCAAGGCGGCACGGGACAGGATCGCCAGCATCGCGACCGCGAACGGTCTTAGCCCCCTGTCCTCGGCCACCAACTTCGTCGCGATCGATTGCGGCCGCGACGGGGTCTATGCCCGGGCCATCGTCGACGGCCTAATGGAGCACGGTGTCTTCATCCGCATGCCCGGCGTCGCTCCGCTCAACCGTTGCATCCGGGTCTCGGCAGGACTGCCTGAAGATCTCGACCTTTTCGAAGTGGCACTGCCGAAGGTGTTGAAGGCGCTCAACTGA
- a CDS encoding SEL1-like repeat protein, with product MARFEMHNSENATMGGETRADVFRDMGLMYATGRGCPVDLVSAHKWLNIAAIKGCDRAAELRADLAQTMSKIQLAEALRAAREWMTMH from the coding sequence ATGGCACGCTTTGAAATGCACAATTCCGAAAATGCCACGATGGGTGGCGAAACCCGGGCTGATGTCTTCCGCGACATGGGTCTGATGTATGCGACCGGCCGCGGTTGCCCTGTTGACCTGGTGTCGGCACACAAGTGGCTGAACATCGCCGCGATCAAGGGCTGCGACCGCGCCGCCGAGCTTCGCGCCGATCTCGCCCAGACGATGAGCAAGATCCAGCTCGCCGAGGCGCTTCGTGCCGCCCGCGAATGGATGACCATGCACTGA
- a CDS encoding DUF2147 domain-containing protein, whose translation MRSIIIAAALALSAFTAQAAEPIEGNWKTASGATAQIAPCGGAYCVTLKSGKHNGKQIGKMSGSGDSYKGEITDPETDKTYAGSGSVSGNSLKMKGCVMAVLCKTQTWTRL comes from the coding sequence ATGCGTTCCATCATCATTGCGGCAGCCCTTGCGCTTTCGGCCTTCACAGCCCAGGCCGCCGAGCCCATCGAAGGCAACTGGAAAACGGCATCCGGCGCCACGGCCCAGATCGCACCGTGCGGCGGCGCCTATTGCGTGACGCTGAAGAGCGGCAAGCACAACGGCAAGCAGATCGGCAAGATGTCCGGCAGCGGCGACAGCTACAAGGGCGAGATCACCGATCCGGAAACCGACAAGACCTATGCGGGCTCCGGCTCCGTCTCCGGCAATTCGCTGAAGATGAAGGGGTGCGTCATGGCCGTGCTCTGCAAGACGCAGACCTGGACACGTCTCTGA
- a CDS encoding glyoxalase superfamily protein: MTEKHDVALRFGRIAATLPVKDMERAQAFYVDLLGFRKVFENGSPVGFMILQRDDAELHLTLQKNHKAADFNIAHMMVENIDRLHDLVQQRGLKVVKRLQDKDYGLRAFVFEDPDGNRIDVGQPL; the protein is encoded by the coding sequence ATGACAGAAAAACACGACGTCGCCCTCCGGTTTGGGCGCATTGCCGCGACCTTGCCCGTCAAGGACATGGAGCGGGCCCAAGCCTTCTATGTCGATCTGCTTGGATTTCGAAAGGTCTTCGAGAACGGTAGCCCCGTCGGCTTCATGATCCTGCAGCGCGACGACGCCGAACTGCATCTCACGCTTCAAAAGAACCACAAGGCCGCTGACTTCAACATCGCCCACATGATGGTCGAGAATATCGACCGGCTGCATGACCTCGTGCAGCAACGAGGGTTGAAAGTGGTCAAGCGTCTTCAGGACAAGGATTACGGCCTGCGGGCCTTCGTCTTCGAAGATCCCGATGGCAATCGCATCGATGTGGGCCAGCCCCTGTGA